TGGACCAGCGCGACGGTCGACGTCGACCGGGCGCCGAGGCGGGCGATCAACCACGGTGCGACATCGGTCCGGTAGTCGTAGACGGAGGCCACCACCGGGTCGCTGACGCCCGTCCCCGACTCGCTCTGCGGGACGTCCGACCACGCTGGCCAGGGGCGCTGCCGTCCCAGTCCGTCCGGGTCCGCGCACGCGCACGGGCCAGCACACCCTAACCGCGGGGGGCACGACTTGGGCGGGAATGTCAGAGGTTGTGCCCGGTGCGCGCGGGCGGGCGCCAGCCGAGGATCGACTCGGTCATCCGGGCCGCGTGCACCGCGCCGGCGACGTCGTGCACGCGCAGGATCCGCGCGCCCTGCAGGATGCAGAACACGTGGGTGGCCGTGGTCCCGGCCAGGAGGCGCTCCTTGGGCAGGTCGAGGGTCTCCTGGATGAAGTCCTTGTTGGAGACCGCCGCCAGCAACGGGTAGCCCAGCGTGGCCAGCTCGCCGAGCCGCCGGGTGATCTCGAGCGAGTGGAAGGTGTTCTTGTTCAGGTCGTGCCCGGGGTCGACGACGATCCGCTCGGGTGCGAGCCCCTGCGCCAGGGCGAGCTGCACCCGGTCGGCGAGGACGCCGCGCACCTCGGTGACGACGTCCTCGTACTGCGGGCTGGGCAGCTTCGTCAGCGGCGCCGCCTTGCTGTGGCACACGATCAGCGTGCCGCCCTGCTCCTGCGCCAGCCGCGCCATCGTCGGGTCGTGCAGGCCGGAGGTGTCGTTGATCGCGTCCGCTCCGGCGCGGAGTGCCTCGCGCGCCACCGCGGCCCGGAACGTGTCGACCGAGATGACCGCGTCGGTGACGCCGCGGGTCGCCTCGACCAGCGGGACGACGCGCTCGACCTCCTCCTGCTCGCTGACCGGCCCGGCGATGGGGGAGAACGGCACCCCGCCGATGTCGACCCAGTCCGCGCCCTGCTCGACCGCTTCCTCGACGCGCCGAAGCGCCGGCCCGAAGTCGAAGGTGGACCCGTTGTCGTAGAAGGAGTCCCGGGTCCGGTTGACGATCGCCATGATCGCGACCTGGCGGCTGAAGTCGAAGGTGCGGGCGCCGATCGTGCGGACCGGCCCGGACGGCCCCAGGTCGGGGACGACGAGGGTCAGGTCCGGCGTGGGGGTGCTCACCGCGTCATTCTGGCTCAGGCGTCGTAGTCGACGACGAGCCGGTCGGATGTCGGGACGGACTGGCAGGCCAGCGCGAAGCCGTCGGCGATCTCGTCGGGCTCGAGCGCGAAGTTGCGGCTCATCTCGACGTCGCCCTCGACGACCTTGATCCGGCACGTGCCGCAGACGCCGCCCTTGCAGGCGAACGGGGCGTCGGCGCGGACCGCAAGGGTCGCATCGAGCACCGAGCCCTCGTCCGGCATCGAGAAGGTGGTGGTGCGGCCGTCCAGGCGGACCGTCACCTGGCAACCGGCGTCCGTGCCCTCGGTGCGCGGTCGGGCCAGCCGCGGGGACTCGCCGTCCACGTGGAACAGCTCGAGGTGGATCGCCGCGTTCTCGACCCCGCGGTCGACCAGGGCGGCCCGGACCTGCTGCACCAGCTCGAACGGCCCGCACAGCAACCAGTCGTCGATGACCTCGGGCGGCACGACGGAGGTGAGCAGCACGTCCAGCTTGGCGTCGTCGATCCGGCCGGTGAGCAGCTCGGCGTCCTGCGGCTCGCGGGAGAGGACGTGCACGAACTGCAGCCGGTCCGGGTAGCGGTCCTTCAGGTCGGCGAGCTCCTCGACGAACATCACGGACCCGCTGTCCCGGTTGCCGTAGACGAGGGTGAACGTGCTCTGCGGCTCCGTCTCGAGCACGGCGGGCAGGATCGACATGACGGGCGTGATCCCGCTACCGGCGACGATCGCCGCGTACGCCTTGCGCTGCGTCGGGTCGAGCGGGACGCCGAACCGACCCGCGGGGGTCATCACGTCCAGGACGTCACCGACCGACAGGCCGGTGCGCGCGTGGCTGGAGAACGCCCCACCCTCCAACGACTTCACAGCCACCTGCAGCAGCCCGGACGACGGCGCCGCGCAGATCGAGTAGCTGCGCCGCACCTCCTCGCCGTCGATGGTGGTGCGCAGGGTCAGGTGCTGGCCCGGGGTGAACCGGTACGCCTCGCGCAGCGCGTCCGGGACGTCGAACGTCAACGTCACGGACGAGTTCGTCAGCTGGCCGATCCCCTTGAGCCGCAACGGGTTGAAGGACGCGTGGGTGCGCGCCGACACCTGCGGCGCAGTGCTGGTGGTGCCGAAGCCCGGCGCGGACTCGCTGGTCATCAGATCGCCTTGAAGTGGTCGAACGGCTCGCGGCAGGACTCGCACCGCCACAACGCCTTGCAGGACGTCGAGCCGAACCGGGTCAGCTCCGTGGTGCGCGTCGACCCGCACTGCGGGCAGGCCACGACGTCCGGGCGCACGCCCAGGGTCAGCGCCACCGGGCCGCCGGGACGGGCGCCCGAGGTCGGGTTGGGGGGTGCGATGCCGTACTCGCGCAGCTTGCGGCGGCCGTCCTCGCTCATCCAGTCCGTGCTCCACGCGGGGGACAGCACGGTGCGCACCCGGACCGTCGGGTGGCCGGCGTCGCGCAGCGCGGTGCAGACGTCGTCCTCGATGGTCTGCATGGCCGGGCAGCCCGAGTAGGTGGGGGTGATCGTGACGTCGACCGAGCCGTCGTCGCGGACCTGTACCTCGCGCAGCACGCCGAGGTCCTCGATGGTGAGCACCGGGACCTCCGGGTCCAGCACCGCGGCCGCGGCGGCGTAGGCGGCGCGCTGGTCGAGGGCTGGGTCGAGCGTGCCGGTCACCACGTCGCCCCCGGGTGCGCGCGGTGCAGGCCCTGCATCTCGTCGAGCAGCTTGGTGAGGGCGGGCGTGTGCTCGCCGCGTCGTCCGCGAGCGGTGTCCGGCGCCTGCACGGGCTCGGTCAGGGTCGCGCGGGTCAGCACGTCCAGAACCGTTGCGTGCCAGTCGTCCTGCAGCGTCGAGGGGTCGACGGCCACGCCGGCGGCGACCAGCTCGGGATCCACCGTGGAGGGGTCGAACAGCTCGGCGACGTACGGCCAGACCAGCTCGAGGCCCGCCTGCATCCGGCGGTGGCTCTCGTCGGTGCCGTCACCGAGCCGCAGCACCCACTCCGCCGCGTGGTCGACGTGGTACGTGACCTCCTTGACGGCCTTGGCCGCAACGCCCGCGATCGTCTCGTCGGCGCTGCCGGCCAGGCCGGTGTACAGCCCGAGCTGGTACGTGGAGAAGGCGAGCAGCCGAGCCATCGTGACGGCGAAGTCGCCGTTGTCGAGCTCGACGAGCCGGACGTTGCGGAACTCGTCGGCGTCGCGCCGGTAGGCCAGCTCGTCCTCACCGCGGCCCTCGCCCTCGAGCGAGCCCGCGTGCTCGAGGAGCGCCCGGCCCTGGCCGAGCAGGTCGAGCCCGATGTTGGCGAGGGCGACGTCCTCCTCGAGCTGTGGGGCGCGGGTGATCCACTGCCCGCAGCGCTGGGCCAGGACCAGGGCGTCGTCCCCCAGCGCCAGGGCGTAGCGGGCGACGTCGGCGTCGGTCGGCACGCTCACAGGTGCTGCACCTCGTCCGGGATGTCGTAGAACGTGGGGTGCCGGTAGACCTTGTCGGCGGCCGGGTCGAAGAAGGAGTCCTTCTCGTCCGGGCTGCTCGCGGTGATCGCCGTGCTCGGCACGACCCAGATGCTGACGCCCTCACCCCGGCGGGTGTAGAGGTCACGGGCGTTGCGCAGGGCCATCTCGGCGTCCGGTGCGTGCAGCGACCCGACGTGCCCGTGCGAGAGCCCACGACGAGCCCGGACGAAGACCTCCCAGAGCGGCCACTCGCGACGGTCGCTCACGCCACGGCCCCCTGCGAGCGGGTGGCCTGCTTGTCGGCGTACGCCATCGCGGCCTCACGGACCCAGGCGCCGTCGTCGTGCGCGCCGACCCGACGCTCGATGCGCTCGGCGTTGCACGGGCCGTTGCCCTTGATGACCTCCATGAACTCGGTCCAGTCGATCTCGCCGAAGCGGTAGTGGCCGGTCTCCTCGTCGAGCTCGAGCTCGGGGTCCGGCAGGGTGAGGCCGAGCACCTGGGCCTGCGGGACGGTCATGTCCACGAAGCGCTGGCGCAGCTCGTCGTTGCTGTGCCGCTTGATGCCCCAGGCCATGGACTGCGCGGAGTTCGGCGACGCGTCGTCCGGGGGCCCGAACATCATCAGGCTCGGCCACCACCAGCGGTTCACCGACTCCTGCGCCATCGCGTGCTGCTCGGGGGTGCCGTGGCTGAGGTGGTGCAGGATCTCGAAGCCCTGCCGCTGGTGGAAGGACTCCTCCTTGCAGATGCGCACCATGGCGCGCGCGTACGGGCCGTAGGAGCAGCGGCAGATGGGCACCTGGTTGACGATCGCGGCGCCGTCCACCAGCCAGCCGATCGAGCCCATGTCGGCCCAGGAGAGCGTGGGGTAGTTGAAGATCGAGGAGTACTTCTGCCGTCCGGTGTGCAGCATGTCGAGCAGCTCGGACCGGTCGATGCCCAGCGTCTCGGCGGCGCTGTACAGGTAGAGGCCGTGGCCCGCCTCGTCCTGCACCTTGGCCATCAGGATCGCCTTGCGGCGCAGGCTCGGAGCCTGGCTGATCCAGTTGCCCTCGGGCTGCATGCCGATGATCTCGGAGTGCGCGTGCTGGGCGATCTGCCGGATCAGGGTCTTGCGGTAGCCCTCGGGCATCCAGTCGCGGGGCTCGATCCGCTGGTCGTCGGCGACGAGCGCGTCGAAGCGCTCCTGCTGCTGGACGTCGTCCATCGTTGACTGCTCCCTCGAAACCGACCGATCGGTCGGTTCCAAGTATGCCCGGCCCGCCCCACCCCCGCAACCACGCGCGCCCACCCCCGCACCATTCGCGCTACACGTGCCTATGGGGCCCTGAAAACCACGTCGAGCGCGAATGGTGCGGGGGAGGCCGGCGATGAGTTGGTGGGGCGGGGGCCGTCTACCGGGGCATGACCGACAACGGAGCGCCTTGCTGGATGGACCTGCGATCTTCTGACACCGACCGGGCCCGGGAGTTCTACGGCCAGCTCTTCGGCTGGACGGCCCACACGACCGGACCCGAGTTCAACGACTACGTGAACTTCACGCTGGACGGCGACCTGGTCGCCGGCCTGGTCGCGAACGACCCCGCGAACGACCAGCCCGACGCCTGGACGACGTACCTGACCGCCTCGCACGCCGGCGCCACCGCGCGGGCGATCGTCGCGGCGGGAGGGCAGGTGCCTTTCGGTCCGCACCCGGTGGGGGAGATCGGCGTGCTGGCGGCAGCGATCGACGTCGCGGGCGCGCCGTTCGGGCTGTGGCAGGACGTCACCGGCAGCCGCGCGTGGGCCCAGGTGCGGCCCGGAGCGGCGAGCTACCACGAGCTGCACACCAACCGGTACGACGAGGTCGTCGCCTTCTACGCCTCGGTGTTCGGTCGCGAACCCAAGACGGTCGGCGACACCGACGAGTTCCGCTACACCCAGCTGCTGGCGGACGACGGCACCCCGGTCGCGGGGATCATGGACTTCTCGTCGTGGTCGCCCGACCTGGCCGAGTGGTTCTGCTACTTCGGCAGCGCGGACGTCGACGCCACCGTCGAGCGGGTCGAGGAGCTCGGCGGCGCGGTGCTCGAGCCGGCGCAGGACACCCCGTACGGCCGGTTGGCCAAGGTCGCCGACCCGACCGGCGCGGTCTTCAAGCTCACCTCGCTACCCGGGTGAGCGCAGGCCGTCGAACGCCTGGAACACCACGGCGTCAGCGAGAGCCGATGCGTCCAGCGCCGAGGACGCCTTCGGGTCGTACCACTCGACCAGCGAGTTGACCATGCCGAACAGCAGCCGCGAGACCAGCCCGGGGTCGACGTCCGCGCGCACGTCGCCCTCGACCGCCGCCTGGGCGACGAGGGCGGCGACGACGTGGTCGAACTCGCGCCGCCGGTCCAGCGCCCAGCGTTCGGTCTCGGAGTTCCCGCGCACCCGCAGCAGCAGCGTGACGTAGGGCAGCCGGTCCACGAGCACCTCGACCTCGCGCCGCACCACGTGCTCGAGCCGGTCGATCGCCCGCCCCGCAACGGACTCCGGCTCCTCGATGACCGCGAACAGCGGCTCGACGGCCCGGTCCAGCGCGAGCCGCAGCAGCTGCTCCTTGGACTCCACGTGGTGGTACAGCGAGGACTTCGACAGCCCGGCAGCCGCGGCCAGGTCGCCCA
The window above is part of the Angustibacter luteus genome. Proteins encoded here:
- the folP gene encoding dihydropteroate synthase; this translates as MSTPTPDLTLVVPDLGPSGPVRTIGARTFDFSRQVAIMAIVNRTRDSFYDNGSTFDFGPALRRVEEAVEQGADWVDIGGVPFSPIAGPVSEQEEVERVVPLVEATRGVTDAVISVDTFRAAVAREALRAGADAINDTSGLHDPTMARLAQEQGGTLIVCHSKAAPLTKLPSPQYEDVVTEVRGVLADRVQLALAQGLAPERIVVDPGHDLNKNTFHSLEITRRLGELATLGYPLLAAVSNKDFIQETLDLPKERLLAGTTATHVFCILQGARILRVHDVAGAVHAARMTESILGWRPPARTGHNL
- the paaE gene encoding 1,2-phenylacetyl-CoA epoxidase subunit PaaE, producing MTSESAPGFGTTSTAPQVSARTHASFNPLRLKGIGQLTNSSVTLTFDVPDALREAYRFTPGQHLTLRTTIDGEEVRRSYSICAAPSSGLLQVAVKSLEGGAFSSHARTGLSVGDVLDVMTPAGRFGVPLDPTQRKAYAAIVAGSGITPVMSILPAVLETEPQSTFTLVYGNRDSGSVMFVEELADLKDRYPDRLQFVHVLSREPQDAELLTGRIDDAKLDVLLTSVVPPEVIDDWLLCGPFELVQQVRAALVDRGVENAAIHLELFHVDGESPRLARPRTEGTDAGCQVTVRLDGRTTTFSMPDEGSVLDATLAVRADAPFACKGGVCGTCRIKVVEGDVEMSRNFALEPDEIADGFALACQSVPTSDRLVVDYDA
- the paaD gene encoding 1,2-phenylacetyl-CoA epoxidase subunit PaaD — its product is MVTGTLDPALDQRAAYAAAAAVLDPEVPVLTIEDLGVLREVQVRDDGSVDVTITPTYSGCPAMQTIEDDVCTALRDAGHPTVRVRTVLSPAWSTDWMSEDGRRKLREYGIAPPNPTSGARPGGPVALTLGVRPDVVACPQCGSTRTTELTRFGSTSCKALWRCESCREPFDHFKAI
- the paaC gene encoding 1,2-phenylacetyl-CoA epoxidase subunit PaaC; translation: MSVPTDADVARYALALGDDALVLAQRCGQWITRAPQLEEDVALANIGLDLLGQGRALLEHAGSLEGEGRGEDELAYRRDADEFRNVRLVELDNGDFAVTMARLLAFSTYQLGLYTGLAGSADETIAGVAAKAVKEVTYHVDHAAEWVLRLGDGTDESHRRMQAGLELVWPYVAELFDPSTVDPELVAAGVAVDPSTLQDDWHATVLDVLTRATLTEPVQAPDTARGRRGEHTPALTKLLDEMQGLHRAHPGATW
- the paaB gene encoding 1,2-phenylacetyl-CoA epoxidase subunit PaaB; amino-acid sequence: MSDRREWPLWEVFVRARRGLSHGHVGSLHAPDAEMALRNARDLYTRRGEGVSIWVVPSTAITASSPDEKDSFFDPAADKVYRHPTFYDIPDEVQHL
- the paaA gene encoding 1,2-phenylacetyl-CoA epoxidase subunit PaaA produces the protein MDDVQQQERFDALVADDQRIEPRDWMPEGYRKTLIRQIAQHAHSEIIGMQPEGNWISQAPSLRRKAILMAKVQDEAGHGLYLYSAAETLGIDRSELLDMLHTGRQKYSSIFNYPTLSWADMGSIGWLVDGAAIVNQVPICRCSYGPYARAMVRICKEESFHQRQGFEILHHLSHGTPEQHAMAQESVNRWWWPSLMMFGPPDDASPNSAQSMAWGIKRHSNDELRQRFVDMTVPQAQVLGLTLPDPELELDEETGHYRFGEIDWTEFMEVIKGNGPCNAERIERRVGAHDDGAWVREAAMAYADKQATRSQGAVA
- a CDS encoding VOC family protein, with the protein product MDLRSSDTDRAREFYGQLFGWTAHTTGPEFNDYVNFTLDGDLVAGLVANDPANDQPDAWTTYLTASHAGATARAIVAAGGQVPFGPHPVGEIGVLAAAIDVAGAPFGLWQDVTGSRAWAQVRPGAASYHELHTNRYDEVVAFYASVFGREPKTVGDTDEFRYTQLLADDGTPVAGIMDFSSWSPDLAEWFCYFGSADVDATVERVEELGGAVLEPAQDTPYGRLAKVADPTGAVFKLTSLPG
- a CDS encoding TetR/AcrR family transcriptional regulator gives rise to the protein MTRRRHDLESLLEVAVRVYTERGFDGTSMGDLAAAAGLSKSSLYHHVESKEQLLRLALDRAVEPLFAVIEEPESVAGRAIDRLEHVVRREVEVLVDRLPYVTLLLRVRGNSETERWALDRRREFDHVVAALVAQAAVEGDVRADVDPGLVSRLLFGMVNSLVEWYDPKASSALDASALADAVVFQAFDGLRSPG